One genomic region from Phragmites australis chromosome 1, lpPhrAust1.1, whole genome shotgun sequence encodes:
- the LOC133913579 gene encoding putative pentatricopeptide repeat-containing protein At1g64310, protein MRGQLQLLAAATSNGADLPLSHTKQLHARLLVASPSAAAPADLRLLLLRSYAARGDLASANRLLDEAPRPASPLLYNALIRAHARRLDLPAALVLFARMRRSATPPDAHTFACVIRACADCSRPDAVSVVHGISSSCGASSHPIVGSALVRGYAKLGLVDDARRVFDGLREPDLVLWNAMMSGYGYRGMWRDGLELFLAMRRAWERLDGYSMVGLVSCFSNPEALAFGEAVHGVCVKGGYDSGHHVRSALVTMYLRCGCMVSGQILFGNLPDADLVTWSSLITGLLQTGKYVESLDLFRRMCYTGRRPDSILIASVLSACASTAAISCTSEVHCHAIRLGADTDIRVSSSLVDAYAKCGFSEVGYWVFRQMPNKNSVMYNTVISNLGSHGFAMKAIEVLDEMVKDELRPDSATFSALLSACCHVGLLDEGLKLFRRMRDEFHIVVKMEHYVYMVRLLATFGNLKEAYDLIQTMSIQPDCGVWGALLWGCCVHHNSILGKIVAEKLFESYPDKAAYRIMLSNLYASQEMWWDAEEVRAELSKEDTHKNTGISWVGEVRK, encoded by the coding sequence ATGCGCGGGCAGCTCcagctcctcgccgccgccaccagcaATGGCGCCGACCTCCCCCTCTCCCACACGAAGCAGCTCCACGCGCGCCTCCTGGTCGCCTCCCCCTCTGCCGCGGCCCCCGCCGACCTCCGCCTGCTCCTTCTCCGCTCCTATGCCGCGCGCGGCGACCTCGCCTCCGCCAACCGCCTGCTCGACGAAGCGCCCCGCCCGGCCTCGCCGCTCCTCTACAACGCCCTCATCCGCGCCCACGCACGCCGCCTCGACCTCCCCGCGGCGCTCGTGCTCTTCGCCCGCATGCGCCGCTCCGCCACCCCGCCCGACGCCCACACCTTCGCCTGCGTCATCCGTGCCTGCGCCGACTGCTCGCGCCCGGACGCCGTCAGTGTTGTCCATGGCATCTCGTCATCTTGCGGCGCGTCCTCCCATCCTATTGTTGGGAGCGCGCTTGTCAGAGGGTATGCGAAGCTTGGGCTCGTTGACGATGCCCGCCGCGTGTTCGACGGATTGCGTGAGCCGGACTTAGTTCTGTGGAACGCCATGATGTCCGGGTATGGGTACCGGGGAATGTGGCGTGATGGGCTTGAGCTGTTTTTGGCCATGCGGAGAGCATGGGAGCGGCTGGATGGGTACTCAATGGTCGGCTTAGTCTCGTGCTTCTCGAATCCAGAAGCACTTGCTTTCGGTGAAGCAGTTCATGGAGTTTGTGTCAAGGGGGGTTATGATTCTGGACACCATGTGAGAAGCGCACTTGTTACCATGTACTTGAGGTGTGGATGCATGGTATCTGGCCAAATCTTGTTTGGTAATTTGCCAGATGCGGATTTGGTTACATGGTCGTCATTAATTACAGGGCTATTGCAAACTGGGAAGTACGTGGAGTCATTGGATTTGTTCCGACGAATGTGCTACACTGGCAGGAGGCCAGACAGCATCTTGATTGCCAGTGTTCTCTCAGCATGTGCTTCTACAGCTGCTATCAGCTGTACCAGCGAGGTCCATTGTCATGCAATCAGGCTTGGAGCCGATACAGACATCAGAGTCTCGTCTTCACTAGTGGACGCTTATGCAAAATGTGGTTTCTCTGAGGTCGGCTACTGGGTGTTCCGCCAAATGCCTAATAAGAACTCAGTCATGTACAACACAGTCATATCAAACCTTGGATCTCATGGGTTTGCAATGAAGGCCATTGAAGTCCTTGATGAGATGGTTAAGGATGAGCTCAGGCCTGATAGTGCTACCTTCTCAGCTTTACTTTCTGCTTGTTGTCATGTGGGACTACTGGATGAGGGTTTGAAGTTGTTTAGGAGAATGAGGGATGAGTTCCACATAGTGGTTAAAATGGAGCATTATGTGTACATGGTAAGGCTTCTTGCAACATTTGGCAACCTGAAGGAAGCATACGATCTTATACAGACAATGTCAATACAGCCAGATTGTGGTGTGTGGGGTGCATTGCTTTGGGGTTGCTGTGTTCATCATAATTCTATCCTTGGCAAGATCGTTGCTGAAAAGCTATTTGAATCTTATCCAGACAAGGCTGCTTACAGGATCATGCTCTCAAACCTGTATGCATCACAAGAGATGTGGTGGGATGCTGAGGAGGTTAGGGCTGAGTTGTCGAAAGAAGATACACACAAGAACACAGGGATCAGTTGGGTTGGTGAAGTAAGGAAATGA